In Cedecea neteri, a single genomic region encodes these proteins:
- the exbB gene encoding tol-pal system-associated acyl-CoA thioesterase has product MTSNLMQTDLSVWGMYQHADIVVKIVMIGLILASVVTWAIFFSKSVELITQKRRLKREQQQLANVRSLNEASSAAEAFDSKSLITLLINEAQNELELSAGVEDNEGIKDRTGFRLERRVAAVGRHMGRGNGFLATIGAISPFVGLFGTVWGIMNSFIGIAQSQTTNLAVVAPGIAEALLATAIGLVAAIPAVVIYNIFARMIGSYKATLSDVAAQVLLLQSRDLDLDGTAQPRPVRNTQQLRVG; this is encoded by the coding sequence GTGACGAGTAATCTGATGCAGACGGATCTGTCCGTTTGGGGCATGTATCAACATGCTGACATCGTAGTGAAGATCGTGATGATTGGCCTGATTCTGGCCTCTGTTGTCACCTGGGCCATCTTTTTCAGTAAGAGCGTGGAGCTGATCACCCAGAAACGTCGCCTCAAGCGAGAGCAGCAGCAGCTGGCTAACGTGCGCTCCCTGAATGAAGCGAGCAGCGCGGCCGAAGCGTTTGACAGCAAAAGCCTGATCACGCTGTTAATCAACGAAGCCCAGAACGAACTGGAACTTTCAGCCGGCGTGGAAGATAACGAAGGCATTAAAGATCGTACCGGTTTCCGCCTTGAGCGCCGCGTGGCTGCCGTTGGGCGTCACATGGGACGCGGGAACGGTTTCCTGGCCACCATTGGTGCGATTTCACCGTTCGTCGGCCTGTTCGGGACCGTTTGGGGCATCATGAACAGCTTCATCGGTATTGCCCAGTCCCAGACCACTAACCTGGCGGTAGTTGCCCCGGGCATCGCAGAGGCGTTGCTGGCGACGGCAATCGGCCTGGTCGCCGCTATCCCGGCGGTCGTTATCTATAACATCTTCGCGCGTATGATCGGCAGCTACAAAGCGACCCTCAGCGACGTTGCCGCTCAGGTTCTGCTGCTGCAAAGCCGCGATCTGGACCTGGATGGTACCGCTCAGCCGCGTCCGGTGCGTAATACCCAGCAACTGCGAGTAGGTTAA
- the iolD gene encoding 3D-(3,5/4)-trihydroxycyclohexane-1,2-dione acylhydrolase (decyclizing), whose amino-acid sequence MTTQRMTMAQALVRFLNQQYVEIDGQEQPFIEGVMTIFGHGNVLGLGQALEEDPGHLKVHQGCNEQGMAHIATGFARQHKRQRIYAVTSSVGPGAANMVTAAATATANRIPLLLLPGDIYASRQPDPVLQQIEQFHDLSISTNDCFRPVSRYWDRINRPEQLMSAMISAMRVLTNPADTGAVTICLPQDVQGEAWDYPQSFFARRVHHLERRPPDENRLQTALKLIASKRRPLVICGGGVRYSGAHRAFQDFVERFGLPFAETQAGKGAVVSEHSLNLGGLGVTGGLAANLLAPKADLIIGVGTRLTDFTTGSKSLFSPEADYLLLNVAEFDALKLDATPLVADARIGLEQLAAGLHLAGYHAAWHNEAANAKAAWREECQRLWTRQWQTGEAPEVAGHLDETLQEYSRELGTSLTQTRVLGLVNQHIEDDAIVVGAAGSLPGDLQRLWQVKTPDSYHLEYGYSCMGYEVAAAVGAKLAKPQQPVYAMVGDGSYLMLHSELQTAVQEGIKITILLFDNAGFGCINNLQMGHGMGSFGTENRHRNPHSGRLDGPLVKVDFAQNAESYGCKAWRVNSEAELLAALEASRQEPGPTLLDIKVLPKTMTHDYEAWWRTGDAQVSRSSAVADAAEQTAAKLKNARQY is encoded by the coding sequence ATGACCACACAACGCATGACCATGGCGCAGGCGCTGGTCAGGTTTTTAAACCAGCAGTACGTAGAAATTGACGGGCAGGAGCAGCCGTTTATAGAAGGCGTAATGACCATTTTCGGGCACGGCAACGTGCTCGGCCTTGGGCAGGCGCTGGAGGAAGACCCCGGGCACCTGAAGGTGCATCAGGGCTGTAACGAGCAGGGGATGGCGCATATCGCCACCGGCTTCGCCAGGCAGCACAAGCGGCAGAGGATTTATGCCGTGACCTCCTCCGTGGGACCGGGAGCTGCCAATATGGTGACTGCCGCCGCAACGGCTACTGCCAACCGCATTCCGCTGCTGCTCTTGCCCGGCGACATCTATGCCAGCCGGCAGCCGGACCCGGTGCTCCAGCAAATCGAGCAGTTTCATGACCTGAGCATTAGCACCAACGACTGCTTCCGGCCGGTGTCCCGCTACTGGGACAGAATCAACCGCCCTGAACAGCTGATGAGCGCCATGATTAGTGCCATGCGAGTGCTTACTAACCCCGCTGATACCGGCGCGGTAACGATTTGCCTGCCACAGGACGTGCAGGGTGAAGCCTGGGATTACCCGCAAAGCTTCTTTGCCCGGCGAGTGCACCATCTCGAGCGGCGTCCGCCGGATGAAAACCGGCTGCAGACCGCGCTAAAGCTCATTGCCAGCAAGCGTCGGCCGCTGGTTATTTGCGGTGGCGGGGTTCGCTATTCCGGCGCGCATCGGGCTTTTCAGGATTTTGTGGAGCGCTTCGGGCTGCCGTTTGCCGAAACACAGGCCGGGAAAGGTGCAGTTGTAAGCGAGCACTCACTTAATCTGGGGGGCCTCGGAGTAACAGGCGGTCTGGCGGCTAACCTGCTGGCTCCGAAGGCGGATTTAATCATCGGCGTGGGGACACGGCTGACCGATTTTACCACCGGCTCGAAATCACTGTTTTCACCCGAGGCTGACTACCTGCTGCTGAACGTGGCCGAATTCGACGCCCTTAAGCTGGACGCCACGCCGCTGGTGGCCGATGCCCGGATTGGGCTTGAGCAGTTGGCTGCCGGGCTGCATCTGGCTGGCTATCACGCCGCCTGGCATAACGAGGCAGCAAACGCTAAAGCGGCCTGGCGCGAGGAGTGCCAGCGGCTGTGGACGCGGCAATGGCAGACAGGAGAAGCCCCGGAAGTGGCGGGCCATCTGGACGAAACATTGCAGGAATACAGCCGCGAGCTAGGCACTTCATTAACCCAAACCCGCGTGCTGGGCCTGGTGAATCAGCATATTGAAGATGACGCTATCGTGGTGGGCGCGGCGGGTTCTCTGCCGGGGGATTTACAGCGCCTGTGGCAGGTAAAAACGCCGGACAGCTATCACCTCGAATACGGCTATTCGTGTATGGGCTACGAGGTAGCCGCGGCGGTAGGGGCAAAGCTCGCGAAGCCGCAGCAGCCGGTGTATGCGATGGTGGGGGACGGTTCTTACCTGATGCTGCATTCCGAGCTGCAAACCGCCGTGCAGGAAGGGATAAAAATCACCATTCTGCTGTTCGATAACGCCGGGTTCGGCTGCATCAATAACCTGCAGATGGGCCACGGCATGGGCAGTTTTGGTACCGAAAACCGCCATCGAAATCCGCACAGCGGCAGGCTGGATGGTCCGCTGGTGAAGGTGGATTTTGCTCAAAATGCCGAAAGCTACGGCTGCAAAGCCTGGCGGGTCAACAGCGAGGCGGAGCTGCTAGCCGCGCTGGAGGCATCTCGTCAGGAGCCGGGGCCAACGCTGCTGGATATCAAAGTGCTGCCTAAAACCATGACTCACGACTACGAGGCCTGGTGGCGCACCGGTGATGCCCAGGTTTCGCGTTCGAGCGCGGTGGCCGATGCCGCGGAGCAAACCGCCGCTAAGCTTAAAAACGCCCGCCAATACTAA
- the mgrA gene encoding L-glyceraldehyde 3-phosphate reductase — protein MPYEASPSRYQSMQYRFCGQSGLQLPALSLGLWHSFGGVSPLESQRDLLRTAFDLGITHFDLANNYGPPPGSAEENFGRLLKQDFSGYRDELIIATKAGYDMWPGPYGSGGSRKYLLASLDQSLKRMGLEYVDIFYSHRVDERTPMEETASALAHTVQSGKALYVGISSYSSERTQKMADLLREWKIPLLIHQPSYNLLNRWVDKSGLLDTLQHNGSGCIAFTPLAQGLLTGKYLNGIPEGSRMQVEGKKIRGLNEKMLTEANLSSLRLLNEMAQQRGQTMAQMALSWLLKDERVTSVLIGASRAEQLKENVKALDNLHFTAEELERIDRHVADGELNLWQASSDK, from the coding sequence ATGCCCTACGAAGCCAGCCCGTCGCGTTATCAATCCATGCAGTATCGCTTCTGCGGTCAGAGTGGCCTGCAGCTGCCCGCGCTTTCTCTTGGCCTGTGGCACAGTTTTGGCGGCGTGAGCCCGCTGGAATCCCAGCGCGATCTGCTGCGCACCGCGTTCGATCTTGGCATTACGCATTTCGATCTGGCGAATAACTACGGGCCACCTCCGGGCTCGGCGGAAGAAAACTTTGGCCGCCTGCTGAAGCAGGATTTTAGCGGCTACCGAGACGAGCTGATTATCGCCACCAAAGCGGGGTATGACATGTGGCCAGGCCCTTATGGCTCCGGCGGCTCACGTAAGTACCTGCTGGCGAGTCTGGATCAGAGCCTGAAGCGCATGGGGCTGGAATACGTCGATATTTTCTATTCCCATCGCGTCGATGAGAGAACGCCGATGGAAGAAACGGCCAGCGCCCTGGCTCACACAGTGCAAAGCGGCAAAGCGCTTTATGTCGGGATCTCCTCTTACTCCTCCGAAAGAACACAGAAAATGGCCGATCTGCTGCGAGAATGGAAAATTCCGCTGCTTATTCACCAACCCTCCTACAACCTGTTAAACCGCTGGGTCGATAAAAGCGGGCTGCTGGACACGCTGCAGCACAACGGCAGCGGCTGCATCGCCTTTACCCCGCTCGCCCAGGGCCTGCTGACCGGCAAATACCTGAACGGCATCCCGGAAGGTTCAAGGATGCAGGTGGAAGGCAAAAAAATTCGCGGGCTGAATGAAAAGATGCTGACCGAGGCGAATCTCAGCAGCCTGCGCTTGCTCAACGAAATGGCGCAACAGCGCGGCCAGACAATGGCGCAGATGGCGCTGAGCTGGCTGCTGAAAGATGAACGCGTCACCTCCGTGCTGATTGGTGCCAGCCGGGCAGAACAGCTCAAAGAGAATGTGAAAGCGCTGGATAATTTGCACTTTACGGCAGAAGAGCTGGAGAGAATTGACCGCCACGTCGCCGATGGCGAGCTAAATCTGTGGCAGGCATCGTCCGACAAATAA
- the yghB gene encoding DedA family general envelope maintenance protein YghB, with translation MAVIQNIVEALWHHDFAALADPHVIGIVYCVMFATLFLENGLLPASFLPGDSLLLLAGALIAKGVMGFVPTLVILTIAASLGCWLSYLQGRWLGNTRTVKGWLKQLPTQYHQRATQMFDRHGLLALLAGRFLAFVRTLLPTMAGISGLSNRRFQFFNWLSGLLWVGVVISLGYALSMIPFVKRHEDQVMTFLMILPVALLIVGLVGTVFVVLKKKVSAA, from the coding sequence ATGGCTGTTATACAAAATATTGTCGAGGCGCTTTGGCATCATGATTTTGCCGCGCTTGCCGACCCCCATGTGATTGGCATTGTCTATTGCGTCATGTTTGCGACGCTGTTCCTGGAAAATGGGCTGCTTCCCGCTTCCTTTTTGCCGGGTGACAGCCTGTTGCTGCTTGCAGGCGCGCTTATCGCCAAAGGCGTGATGGGCTTTGTGCCGACGCTGGTGATTTTAACCATCGCAGCCAGTCTGGGCTGCTGGCTTAGCTATTTACAAGGGCGCTGGCTCGGCAATACCCGCACGGTGAAGGGCTGGCTTAAACAGCTGCCAACCCAGTACCACCAGCGCGCCACGCAAATGTTTGATCGCCACGGTTTACTGGCCCTGCTCGCGGGCCGCTTCCTGGCCTTTGTTCGTACTCTGCTGCCTACCATGGCGGGGATTTCCGGCCTCAGCAATCGCCGTTTCCAGTTCTTTAACTGGCTAAGCGGCCTGCTGTGGGTGGGCGTTGTGATTAGCCTTGGCTACGCGCTCAGCATGATCCCCTTTGTTAAGCGCCATGAAGATCAGGTGATGACCTTCCTGATGATTTTGCCGGTTGCTCTGCTGATTGTGGGCCTGGTCGGCACGGTGTTTGTGGTACTGAAAAAAAAGGTTAGCGCCGCGTAA
- a CDS encoding MurR/RpiR family transcriptional regulator has product MTTATTLSELQQQIRDRYDSLSKRLQQVSRYVLDNTNSVAFDTVAAIAERAEVPPSTLIRFANAFDFSGFNEMKQLFRMNLVEETASYTDRARLFRELGSEAVPETPLDILQEFARSNAQALQQLAARTEPEMLQRAVELLAEADTIYVVGLRRSFSVAAYLTYALSHLDCRAVLLDGLGGMLREQVNRVKAKDIVVSISFSPYAEETLMVSEIAAQAGARQIVITDSQISPFATFSDLCFVVKEAQVDAFRSQSATLCLVQSLMVALAYYQGTPHSALSPEA; this is encoded by the coding sequence TTGACCACGGCGACAACCCTGAGCGAACTCCAGCAGCAGATCCGCGACCGCTACGACAGCCTGAGCAAAAGGCTGCAGCAGGTTTCCCGTTACGTGCTGGATAACACCAACAGCGTGGCATTTGATACCGTGGCCGCCATTGCCGAGCGGGCCGAGGTGCCGCCCTCTACGCTTATCCGTTTTGCCAATGCCTTTGATTTCAGCGGGTTCAACGAAATGAAACAGCTGTTTCGCATGAATCTGGTGGAAGAGACAGCCAGCTATACCGACCGGGCGAGATTATTCCGGGAACTGGGCAGCGAGGCCGTGCCGGAAACGCCGCTGGATATTTTGCAGGAGTTTGCCCGCTCCAATGCTCAGGCCCTGCAGCAGCTGGCCGCCCGTACCGAACCGGAAATGCTGCAGCGTGCCGTGGAATTGCTTGCCGAAGCCGACACGATCTACGTTGTCGGCCTGCGTCGCTCCTTTAGCGTGGCGGCCTATCTGACCTACGCCCTGAGCCACCTGGATTGCCGCGCCGTGCTGCTGGACGGGCTTGGCGGGATGCTGCGTGAGCAGGTCAACCGGGTGAAAGCGAAAGATATTGTGGTGTCGATAAGCTTCTCCCCGTACGCCGAAGAGACGCTGATGGTGAGTGAAATTGCCGCCCAGGCGGGCGCTCGCCAGATAGTGATCACGGACAGCCAAATTAGCCCGTTTGCAACGTTTAGCGATCTCTGTTTTGTGGTGAAAGAGGCGCAGGTAGACGCTTTTCGTTCGCAGTCCGCCACGCTTTGTTTGGTGCAGTCGCTAATGGTGGCACTGGCGTATTACCAGGGTACGCCGCACAGCGCGCTCTCGCCGGAGGCCTGA
- a CDS encoding CoA-acylating methylmalonate-semialdehyde dehydrogenase, which produces METVANFIHGECVAGEGQRVQAIFNPATGAQIRQVAMSTARQTEQAIAAAQQAFPGWARQSPLKRARVMFRFKSLLEEHMDGLAKLISEEHGKVYSDAVGELTRGLEVVEFACGIPHLQKGEHSANVGTGVDSHSLMQPLGVCAGITPFNFPAMVPMWMFPIALATGNTFVLKPSEKDPSLSLRLAQLLKEAGLPDGVFNVVQGDKEAVDVLLTDPRVQAVSFVGSTPIAEYIYQTASAHGKRCQALGGAKNHCILMPDADLDMATNAIMGAAFGAAGERCMALSVVVAVGDETADALCTGLEKQLATLRVGPGLGLEPENEMGPLISAPHRAKVLGYIDSGEQQGATLRVDGRGLKLAGHEGGYFVGPTLFDHVTPEMTIYKEEIFGPVLSVVRVPDYASALDLINKHEYGNGTAIFTRDGGTARRFTEEVLVGMVGVNVPIPVPMAFHSFGGWKRSIFGPLNVHGSDGVRFYTRMKTVTARWPETSHQQGSAFSMPTLG; this is translated from the coding sequence ATGGAGACGGTAGCGAATTTTATCCACGGTGAATGCGTCGCGGGCGAAGGCCAGCGGGTACAGGCGATCTTTAACCCGGCGACCGGCGCGCAGATCCGCCAGGTCGCCATGAGCACGGCCAGGCAGACGGAGCAGGCCATTGCCGCTGCCCAGCAGGCGTTTCCGGGCTGGGCTCGCCAGTCTCCGCTTAAGCGCGCCCGCGTGATGTTCCGCTTTAAAAGCCTGCTTGAGGAACACATGGACGGCCTGGCGAAGCTCATTAGCGAAGAGCACGGCAAAGTCTATTCTGACGCGGTGGGCGAGCTGACCCGTGGCCTTGAAGTGGTGGAGTTCGCCTGTGGCATCCCGCATCTGCAAAAAGGTGAGCATTCGGCCAACGTAGGAACGGGCGTGGACAGCCATTCTCTGATGCAGCCGCTTGGCGTCTGTGCGGGGATCACGCCGTTTAATTTCCCGGCGATGGTGCCGATGTGGATGTTCCCCATTGCGCTGGCAACCGGGAATACCTTTGTGCTCAAGCCGTCGGAAAAAGATCCGTCGCTGTCGCTGCGGCTGGCTCAGTTGCTGAAGGAAGCCGGGCTGCCGGACGGCGTGTTCAACGTGGTGCAGGGCGATAAAGAAGCCGTGGACGTATTGCTGACCGACCCGAGAGTTCAGGCCGTCAGCTTTGTCGGCTCAACGCCGATTGCCGAATACATTTACCAGACTGCTTCTGCCCACGGTAAGCGCTGCCAGGCGCTGGGCGGGGCAAAAAACCACTGCATTTTGATGCCGGATGCCGATCTGGATATGGCGACTAACGCCATTATGGGGGCGGCTTTTGGTGCCGCCGGGGAACGCTGCATGGCGCTTTCGGTGGTGGTCGCTGTGGGGGATGAAACTGCAGATGCGCTGTGCACGGGGCTGGAAAAACAGCTTGCTACGCTGCGTGTGGGGCCGGGGCTTGGGCTGGAGCCGGAAAACGAAATGGGGCCGCTGATTTCCGCGCCGCACCGGGCGAAAGTGCTGGGCTATATTGATAGCGGAGAGCAGCAGGGCGCGACGCTGCGCGTGGATGGCCGTGGCCTCAAGCTGGCAGGCCACGAAGGCGGCTATTTTGTTGGCCCAACGCTGTTTGACCATGTCACGCCTGAGATGACCATTTATAAAGAAGAGATCTTCGGCCCGGTGCTGAGCGTGGTAAGAGTGCCGGATTACGCCAGCGCGCTGGATCTGATCAACAAACACGAATACGGCAACGGCACGGCGATTTTTACCCGTGACGGCGGCACGGCCAGGCGCTTTACAGAAGAAGTCCTGGTGGGCATGGTTGGTGTCAATGTGCCTATCCCGGTGCCGATGGCTTTCCACAGCTTTGGCGGCTGGAAGCGTTCTATCTTCGGGCCGCTGAACGTGCACGGCAGTGACGGCGTGCGTTTCTACACGCGGATGAAAACCGTTACTGCCCGCTGGCCGGAAACCAGCCATCAGCAAGGATCTGCATTCTCAATGCCGACGCTGGGCTAA
- the iolG gene encoding inositol 2-dehydrogenase: MFNIALLGAGRIGQIHAANIAAHPHSTLWSVVDPNAENAARIAEKYQARQQSVAQAMSDPEVHAVLIASATDTHADLIELAARHGKAIFCEKPVHLDLARVRDCLKVVKAHNVPLFIGFNRRFDPQFRKLKNEALQGRIGTPESLMIISRDPSPPPAEYVRVSGGMFRDMTIHDFDMARFIMGEEPVAVYAQGSNLVDPAIGEAGDIDTAFIVLKYASGALATIVNSRRSAYGYDQRLELHGAKGLLTAGNILENQVQFFGDGGNTSALPEHFFLQRYKDAYAAEWQHFVAVLRGEAKPECSGDDGERALYLADKALESLRSQREVAL; the protein is encoded by the coding sequence ATGTTTAACATTGCTTTACTGGGCGCAGGCCGTATCGGCCAAATCCACGCCGCCAATATTGCCGCCCATCCCCATTCCACCCTCTGGTCCGTTGTCGATCCTAATGCAGAAAACGCCGCGCGCATTGCTGAAAAATACCAGGCGCGCCAGCAGAGCGTTGCCCAGGCGATGAGTGACCCGGAGGTTCATGCGGTGCTAATCGCCTCGGCGACCGACACCCACGCCGACCTGATTGAGCTGGCCGCCAGACACGGCAAAGCGATCTTCTGCGAAAAGCCGGTACATCTGGATCTGGCCCGCGTGCGCGACTGCCTGAAAGTGGTGAAAGCACATAATGTGCCGCTGTTTATCGGCTTTAACCGTCGCTTTGATCCGCAGTTCCGCAAGCTGAAAAACGAAGCGCTGCAGGGGCGCATTGGCACGCCGGAATCGCTGATGATTATTTCCCGCGACCCGTCGCCGCCGCCCGCTGAATATGTGCGTGTCTCCGGCGGCATGTTCCGCGACATGACCATTCATGATTTTGATATGGCTCGCTTCATCATGGGTGAAGAGCCGGTGGCCGTGTATGCCCAGGGCAGCAATCTGGTGGATCCGGCGATTGGCGAAGCGGGCGACATCGATACCGCTTTTATCGTCCTGAAATATGCCTCCGGGGCGCTGGCGACTATCGTCAACAGCCGCCGCTCGGCCTATGGCTACGACCAGCGTCTGGAGCTGCACGGCGCTAAGGGCCTGCTGACAGCGGGCAATATCCTGGAAAACCAGGTTCAATTCTTCGGCGACGGCGGCAACACCAGCGCATTGCCAGAACATTTCTTCCTCCAGCGCTACAAAGATGCCTACGCCGCCGAATGGCAGCACTTTGTTGCCGTCCTGCGCGGCGAGGCCAAACCCGAGTGCAGCGGCGATGACGGTGAACGCGCCCTGTACC
- a CDS encoding ESA_00282 family adhesion-associated protein has product MHSIFYSIVTILILLCAVLVMRKEFSASNNKKNRASGEIQPFTTSEEREDYFGMLMSKITPSYYWRINSEYIDFTHATIKKMRIDELTSQPVLFSAQRRCSDLNSAVYKYYDNIKKRCAEGEQVPLSDIEVLNLRQCFNEFSRDAYPELVALVWPQYQRPEIDLKSV; this is encoded by the coding sequence ATGCACAGCATATTTTATTCTATTGTCACAATTTTGATTTTGTTATGCGCCGTGCTGGTTATGCGCAAAGAATTTAGTGCCTCAAATAATAAAAAAAATCGTGCCTCGGGTGAAATACAACCCTTCACCACCAGTGAAGAACGGGAAGATTATTTTGGCATGTTGATGTCTAAAATTACGCCCAGCTATTATTGGCGTATTAACAGTGAGTATATTGACTTCACTCACGCGACTATTAAAAAAATGCGTATCGATGAACTGACTTCTCAGCCGGTTTTATTTAGCGCCCAGCGTCGCTGCAGTGATTTAAATTCGGCGGTATATAAATATTATGACAACATTAAAAAACGCTGTGCCGAGGGCGAGCAGGTGCCATTGTCGGATATTGAAGTACTGAACCTGCGTCAGTGTTTTAACGAGTTTAGCCGCGACGCTTACCCTGAGCTGGTAGCGCTGGTATGGCCGCAGTACCAGCGCCCTGAGATCGACCTGAAAAGTGTTTAA
- a CDS encoding TIGR00645 family protein, with translation MERFIENAMYASRWLLAPVYFGLSLALLALTVKFFQEIIHVLPNIFSIAEADLILTLLSLVDMALVGGLLVMVMFSGYENFVSTLDIYEGKEKLSWLGKMDSGSLKNKVAASIVAISSIHLLRIFMDAKNVPDNKLMWYVIIHLTFVLSAFVMGYLDKLSRSGKY, from the coding sequence ATGGAACGTTTTATTGAGAATGCGATGTACGCCTCGCGCTGGCTTCTGGCTCCGGTTTACTTCGGGTTATCTCTGGCCCTGCTTGCGCTGACGGTGAAGTTTTTCCAGGAGATCATTCACGTTCTCCCGAATATCTTCTCGATTGCGGAAGCTGACTTAATTCTGACGCTGCTCTCGCTGGTGGATATGGCGCTGGTCGGCGGCCTGTTGGTTATGGTGATGTTTTCCGGCTATGAGAACTTTGTCTCGACGCTGGATATTTACGAAGGCAAAGAGAAACTAAGCTGGCTGGGGAAAATGGACTCCGGCTCGCTGAAGAATAAAGTCGCCGCATCCATCGTGGCCATCTCTTCTATCCATCTGCTGCGTATTTTTATGGACGCTAAAAACGTGCCGGACAACAAGCTGATGTGGTATGTGATCATCCACCTGACGTTTGTGCTGTCGGCGTTTGTGATGGGGTATCTCGACAAGCTTTCCCGCAGCGGGAAGTATTAA
- the exbD gene encoding TonB system transport protein ExbD — protein MAMRLNENLDDNGEMHEINVTPFIDVMLVLLIIFMVAAPLATVDVKVNLPASSSEPQPRPEKPVYLSVKADHSMFIGNDPVTKESMVNALIAATEGKKDTTIFFRADKTVDYETLMDVMDTLHQAGYLKIGLVGQEVTKAK, from the coding sequence ATGGCAATGCGTCTGAACGAAAACCTCGATGACAATGGTGAAATGCACGAAATCAACGTTACGCCGTTTATCGACGTGATGTTGGTGCTGCTGATCATCTTCATGGTGGCGGCGCCGCTGGCAACGGTGGACGTGAAGGTTAACCTTCCGGCCTCCAGCAGTGAACCACAGCCACGCCCTGAGAAGCCGGTTTACCTGTCGGTGAAAGCCGATCATTCGATGTTTATCGGTAATGACCCGGTAACCAAAGAGTCGATGGTCAACGCGCTGATTGCCGCGACCGAAGGGAAAAAAGACACCACCATTTTCTTCCGCGCGGACAAAACGGTGGACTACGAAACGCTGATGGACGTGATGGATACGCTGCACCAGGCAGGGTATCTGAAGATTGGCCTGGTCGGCCAGGAAGTCACTAAAGCGAAGTAA
- the metC gene encoding cystathionine beta-lyase: MAEKHIETALVNAGRSKKFTQGSVNSVIQRASSLVFESVEAKKQATANRAKGELFYGRRGTLTHFSLQEAMCELEGGAGCALFPCGAAAVANTILAFVEQGDHVLVTGTAYEPTQDFCTKILSKLGVSTSWFAPEIGADIADLVQPNTKVVFLESPGSITMEVHDIPAIVTAVRRVAPDAIIMIDNTWAAGVLFKALEFGIDISIQAGTKYLIGHSDAMVGTAVSNARCWDQLRENAYLMGQMLDADTAYMTSRGIRTLGVRLRQHHESSLKVAEWLAQHPQVERVNHPALPGSKGHEYWKRDFTGSSGLFSFVLKKRLSDEEYEQYLNHFEYFSMAYSWGGYESLILANQPEELAEIRPAGGVDFSGTLVRLHIGLENVDDLIADLETGFQRIA, translated from the coding sequence ATGGCGGAAAAACACATCGAAACGGCGCTGGTCAACGCCGGTCGCAGCAAGAAGTTTACTCAGGGCTCGGTTAACAGCGTGATTCAGCGCGCCTCCTCCCTCGTCTTTGAAAGCGTTGAGGCCAAAAAGCAGGCCACCGCCAACCGCGCTAAGGGCGAACTGTTCTATGGCCGCCGCGGCACGCTGACCCATTTCTCGTTGCAGGAAGCGATGTGCGAACTGGAAGGCGGCGCAGGCTGTGCCCTCTTCCCCTGCGGTGCCGCTGCGGTGGCTAATACGATTCTGGCCTTTGTCGAACAGGGCGATCACGTTCTGGTTACCGGAACGGCCTATGAGCCAACGCAGGATTTCTGCACCAAAATTCTCTCAAAGCTCGGGGTCAGCACCAGCTGGTTCGCGCCGGAGATTGGTGCTGATATTGCCGACCTGGTTCAGCCGAACACCAAAGTCGTTTTTCTGGAATCCCCCGGTTCCATTACGATGGAAGTCCACGATATTCCGGCGATTGTCACGGCAGTAAGGCGCGTTGCTCCTGACGCTATCATCATGATCGACAATACCTGGGCGGCTGGCGTGCTGTTTAAAGCGCTGGAGTTCGGCATCGATATCTCCATTCAGGCGGGAACCAAATATCTAATTGGCCATTCGGATGCGATGGTCGGCACCGCGGTGTCCAATGCCCGATGTTGGGATCAGCTACGTGAAAACGCCTATCTGATGGGGCAAATGCTGGATGCAGACACCGCGTATATGACCAGCCGCGGCATTCGCACGCTGGGTGTTCGCCTGCGCCAGCATCATGAAAGCAGCTTAAAAGTCGCCGAGTGGCTGGCACAGCATCCGCAGGTTGAGCGCGTGAATCATCCGGCACTGCCCGGCAGCAAAGGGCATGAATATTGGAAACGTGACTTTACGGGCAGCAGCGGGCTGTTCTCATTTGTGCTGAAAAAGCGGCTGAGTGATGAAGAGTATGAACAGTACCTCAATCATTTCGAGTATTTCAGCATGGCCTATTCCTGGGGTGGCTATGAATCGCTTATTCTCGCTAATCAGCCTGAAGAGCTGGCGGAAATCCGCCCGGCTGGCGGCGTCGACTTTAGCGGCACCCTGGTTCGCCTTCACATTGGGCTGGAAAACGTGGACGATCTGATTGCGGATCTGGAAACGGGTTTCCAGCGTATTGCCTAA